A single window of Martelella sp. NC20 DNA harbors:
- a CDS encoding IS630 family transposase (programmed frameshift) gives MTRAFSDDLRSRVLAASRDGMSARSAAARFGIGISTAVAWIARARAGRLTPAKQGRRGGSRLDVQEDFIISMIEEENDITLNEMVLRLREERAVSIGRSALDVWLRKRGWTFKKKTAHALEQERPDLLKRRRDWFDGQLDLDPARLVFIDETGLSMKMSRLRGRAICGELCRSPIPHGHWKTTTFTGALRLSGMTAPMVLDGAMNGVAFQAYVEQVLIPTLAPGDIVIMDNLPAHKVEGVRHAIEGAGCRLLYLPPYSPDFNPIEKAFAKLKAVLRAKAERTVEGLWSTIGQIVTLFEPQECANYCKSCGYDPE, from the exons ATGACCCGGGCTTTCAGCGATGATCTGCGTAGCCGTGTTCTGGCTGCGTCACGGGATGGGATGTCGGCACGCTCAGCAGCGGCCCGATTTGGGATTGGCATTTCAACGGCCGTCGCCTGGATTGCGCGTGCGCGCGCTGGTCGGTTGACGCCTGCGAAACAGGGTCGGCGCGGCGGTTCACGCCTGGATGTCCAAGAGGACTTCATCATCAGCATGATCGAAGAGGAAAACGACATCACGCTCAACGAGATGGTTCTGCGATTGCGTGAGGAGAGAGCCGTATCGATCGGCCGCAGCGCGCTTGATGTCTGGCTGCGAAAGCGTGGCTGGACTTTCAA AAAAAAGACCGCACATGCTCTGGAGCAGGAGCGCCCCGACCTTCTGAAGCGTCGCCGTGACTGGTTCGACGGCCAACTCGACCTCGATCCGGCGCGGCTCGTCTTCATCGATGAAACCGGCCTGAGCATGAAAATGTCTCGGCTTCGCGGACGAGCCATTTGTGGAGAGCTATGCCGCTCCCCGATCCCACACGGGCACTGGAAGACGACGACATTCACCGGAGCGCTCAGGCTCTCGGGCATGACAGCGCCCATGGTCCTCGACGGTGCGATGAACGGAGTTGCGTTCCAGGCCTATGTCGAACAGGTTCTCATTCCAACCTTGGCACCAGGCGACATCGTCATCATGGACAACCTGCCTGCACACAAGGTGGAAGGAGTGCGTCACGCAATCGAAGGTGCGGGATGCCGGTTGCTCTACCTTCCTCCCTACAGTCCAGACTTCAATCCCATCGAGAAGGCTTTTGCAAAGCTCAAGGCTGTCTTGCGCGCCAAAGCCGAGCGAACGGTCGAGGGCTTATGGAGCA
- the pcaD gene encoding 3-oxoadipate enol-lactonase: MPYLDLPSHRLHYRVDGSTGPWLVFCNSLGTELTMWDAQVAGLEDRFRILRYDRRGHGGSGAPGGPYTMGDLGGDVLALMDALEIGRAHFCGLSIGGLTGQWLALNAPERFDRLALCATAARIGSAESWRDRIEAVRANGLAGMTDATRERWFTPEFAAQNPAIVDAILDRFAATSAEGYAGCCAALARADFRDTLDRISNPVLAIAGADDAVCPPTDLAMIADTVQDGALRVLPGRHIVNVESATAFNTALIAFLSQDHPCNNAEYAL; this comes from the coding sequence ATGCCCTATCTCGACCTGCCTTCCCATCGCCTGCACTACCGCGTCGACGGTTCGACGGGGCCGTGGCTGGTATTCTGCAATTCCCTCGGCACAGAACTGACCATGTGGGATGCGCAGGTTGCCGGATTGGAGGACCGTTTCCGCATTCTGCGCTATGACCGGCGCGGCCATGGCGGATCGGGCGCGCCGGGCGGCCCTTACACGATGGGTGATCTCGGGGGCGATGTGCTGGCGCTGATGGATGCGCTCGAGATCGGGCGGGCGCATTTCTGCGGGCTTTCAATCGGCGGGCTGACCGGGCAATGGCTGGCGCTGAATGCGCCGGAGCGCTTCGACCGCCTAGCGCTATGCGCGACCGCTGCCCGGATCGGGAGCGCGGAGAGCTGGAGAGACCGCATTGAAGCCGTCCGGGCCAACGGTCTGGCCGGCATGACCGATGCCACCCGGGAGCGCTGGTTCACGCCGGAATTTGCGGCGCAGAACCCCGCCATCGTCGACGCGATCCTTGACCGCTTTGCCGCGACCAGCGCCGAGGGCTATGCCGGCTGCTGCGCCGCGCTCGCGCGAGCGGATTTCCGGGATACGCTGGACAGGATTTCCAATCCCGTGCTCGCCATCGCAGGCGCCGATGATGCCGTCTGTCCGCCGACAGATCTCGCGATGATCGCCGACACGGTTCAGGACGGGGCGCTCCGCGTCCTGCCCGGCCGTCACATCGTCAACGTGGAATCCGCAACGGCATTCAACACGGCGCTCATCGCATTCCTGTCGCAGGACCACCCGTGTAATAATGCCGAATATGCCCTCTGA
- the benD gene encoding benzoate diol dehydrogenase BenD — protein sequence MTRFKGKRAVITGAGQGIGRRVAERMAAEGANLVLVDRSTTRDEVVAAITAAGGNATAFGADLETWAGCADALNFAARTLGGIDILVNNVGGTIWAQPYEHYRPQQIEAEVRRSLFPTLYCCRAALDHMLPAGSGVIVNVSSIATRGLNRVPYAAAKGGVNAITASLAWEVAERGIRVVATAPGGTEAPPRPVPRNPNAAQDQREDWYRTIVDQTVQSSLMKRYGTLDEQAGAILFLASDDASYITGVTLPVGGGDLG from the coding sequence ATGACACGTTTCAAGGGCAAGCGCGCGGTGATCACCGGCGCCGGACAAGGGATTGGCCGGCGTGTTGCCGAGCGCATGGCGGCCGAAGGCGCGAATCTGGTTCTGGTTGACCGCTCCACGACGCGCGACGAGGTGGTTGCGGCCATCACCGCGGCTGGCGGCAATGCCACCGCCTTCGGCGCCGATCTGGAGACCTGGGCCGGCTGTGCAGACGCCCTGAATTTCGCGGCCCGGACCTTGGGCGGGATCGATATCCTGGTCAACAATGTGGGCGGCACCATCTGGGCGCAACCCTATGAACATTATAGACCGCAACAGATCGAAGCCGAGGTTCGCCGGTCTCTGTTTCCCACGCTTTATTGTTGCCGGGCGGCCCTTGATCACATGCTGCCCGCAGGTAGCGGCGTGATCGTGAATGTCAGTTCCATCGCGACGCGCGGACTGAACCGGGTGCCCTATGCCGCGGCCAAGGGCGGTGTGAACGCAATAACCGCCAGTCTTGCCTGGGAAGTTGCCGAGCGTGGCATCCGCGTGGTCGCTACTGCCCCCGGCGGAACTGAGGCGCCGCCACGTCCGGTACCGCGCAACCCGAACGCTGCGCAGGACCAGCGCGAGGATTGGTATCGAACCATCGTCGATCAGACGGTACAGTCCAGCCTGATGAAGCGTTATGGTACGCTCGATGAACAGGCGGGAGCGATCCTGTTTCTGGCATCGGACGATGCGTCTTACATCACAGGCGTTACCCTGCCCGTAGGAGGTGGGGATCTGGGCTGA
- a CDS encoding 2-keto-3-deoxygluconate permease has protein sequence METLLKQLGRIPGALMIVPLFLGAVVASVAPQALEIGSFTTALFKSGTAVLIGLFFVCVGSQIDLRAALPAVEKGMVLLLAKFGIAVAVGLSVAFAMPNGTLWGMLPLAIIAAMSNSNGSLFVALTSEFGNSSDKGAISVLSINDGPFLTMIALGVAGLAAFPALALFAAIFPMIFGFVLGNTSPTAKAFLGPGEKLIIPFAAFAIGAGIKFDVLLTSGAIGILLGLMTVLLSGGAAVLCLWLWHVLRGHPRKTRNLIAGAAEASTAGNAIATPAALATIDPSILPFQEMATAQIATAVVCTAFTMPFVVAWLAGWQRRNGITPEAEQTLYEGHSARTEAAMVNS, from the coding sequence ATGGAGACATTGCTGAAGCAACTTGGCCGGATTCCCGGTGCGCTTATGATCGTGCCGCTATTCCTGGGGGCGGTGGTCGCCAGCGTAGCGCCTCAGGCGCTTGAAATCGGCAGCTTCACCACCGCGTTGTTCAAAAGCGGAACGGCTGTGCTGATCGGACTGTTCTTCGTCTGCGTAGGCTCTCAGATCGACCTACGCGCGGCGTTGCCCGCCGTGGAGAAGGGTATGGTTCTGCTGCTTGCGAAGTTTGGCATCGCCGTTGCGGTCGGTCTGTCGGTGGCGTTCGCAATGCCCAACGGCACCCTGTGGGGAATGCTGCCGCTTGCGATCATCGCCGCAATGTCGAATTCGAACGGCTCGCTGTTCGTGGCGCTGACCAGCGAGTTCGGGAATTCAAGCGACAAGGGCGCAATTTCGGTGCTGTCGATCAATGATGGTCCCTTCCTGACGATGATCGCGCTGGGCGTGGCGGGGCTGGCTGCCTTTCCTGCGCTGGCTTTGTTCGCTGCCATCTTCCCGATGATTTTCGGCTTCGTTCTGGGCAATACCAGCCCCACCGCAAAGGCCTTTCTTGGTCCGGGGGAGAAGTTGATCATACCATTTGCGGCCTTCGCCATCGGCGCGGGCATCAAATTCGACGTTTTGTTGACCTCGGGCGCCATCGGCATTCTGCTGGGCCTCATGACGGTGCTTCTGTCCGGTGGGGCTGCTGTTCTTTGTCTGTGGCTGTGGCATGTTCTGCGCGGTCATCCGCGCAAGACGCGCAACCTGATTGCGGGGGCGGCCGAGGCCAGCACGGCCGGCAATGCCATCGCAACGCCCGCCGCCCTTGCGACCATCGATCCGTCCATTCTGCCATTTCAGGAAATGGCAACGGCCCAGATCGCCACGGCCGTGGTCTGCACGGCTTTCACCATGCCCTTTGTGGTGGCCTGGCTTGCGGGCTGGCAACGCCGCAATGGTATCACGCCCGAGGCCGAGCAGACTCTGTATGAAGGACACAGCGCGAGAACCGAGGCTGCAATGGTCAACAGCTGA
- the catA gene encoding catechol 1,2-dioxygenase: MTVKIFDRPDVQEFLNVLSGLDKADGNPRMKEIIHRLVSDLFKAIDDLNITPDEYWTGIAWLNDLGAAGQAGLISPGLGLDHFIDERLDAIDEALGIDNPTPRTIEGPLYVAGAPEATGFARLDDGTDTDGQTLIMHGVVYGAGKKPMPGAKVEVWHCDTRGFYSHFDPTGKQAPFNMRRTIIADENGRYKFQSILPSGYGVPPGSPTEKLLSALGRHGQRPAHIHFFISAPDHRKLTTQINIEGDPLINDDFAYATRDGLIPRVIERTDEESIHANNLNGSFAEIEFDIYLTALVDGADNQVNEMRKRAEG; this comes from the coding sequence ATGACCGTAAAAATCTTCGACCGTCCCGACGTGCAGGAATTCCTGAACGTCCTCAGTGGACTTGACAAGGCGGACGGCAATCCGCGCATGAAGGAAATCATCCACCGGCTGGTGTCGGACCTGTTCAAGGCGATCGATGACCTGAACATCACCCCCGACGAATACTGGACCGGCATTGCCTGGCTGAACGATCTGGGTGCTGCTGGGCAGGCGGGCCTGATTTCGCCCGGCCTCGGCCTTGATCACTTCATCGATGAGCGGCTGGATGCCATCGATGAAGCGCTGGGCATCGACAACCCGACGCCGCGCACCATCGAGGGGCCGCTCTATGTCGCCGGCGCGCCGGAAGCGACCGGTTTTGCCCGTCTTGACGATGGCACCGACACCGACGGTCAGACGCTGATCATGCACGGCGTGGTCTATGGCGCCGGCAAGAAGCCTATGCCTGGCGCGAAGGTGGAGGTCTGGCACTGTGATACGCGCGGTTTCTATTCCCACTTCGACCCGACCGGCAAGCAGGCGCCGTTCAACATGCGCCGCACCATCATCGCCGACGAAAATGGCCGCTACAAGTTCCAGAGCATTCTGCCGAGCGGCTATGGCGTGCCGCCGGGCAGCCCGACCGAAAAGCTGTTGTCCGCGCTCGGCCGCCACGGCCAGCGTCCGGCGCATATCCACTTCTTCATCAGCGCCCCGGACCATCGCAAGCTGACCACCCAGATCAATATCGAGGGCGATCCGCTGATCAACGACGATTTCGCCTATGCCACCCGCGATGGTCTGATTCCGCGCGTGATCGAGCGGACCGACGAGGAAAGCATCCACGCCAATAATCTGAACGGGTCGTTCGCCGAGATCGAGTTCGACATCTATCTGACCGCTCTGGTCGATGGCGCCGACAATCAGGTCAACGAAATGCGCAAGCGCGCCGAAGGCTGA
- the catC gene encoding muconolactone Delta-isomerase produces the protein MLFHVRMDVNIPHDLPSDEAADILAREKAYSQDLQRQGKWRHIWRIAGQYSNISIFDVADNEELHTLLSGLPLFKFMQIEVAPLLRHPSAIREDDS, from the coding sequence ATGCTGTTTCATGTGCGTATGGATGTGAATATCCCCCACGACCTTCCGAGCGATGAGGCTGCCGATATCCTCGCGCGCGAGAAGGCCTATTCGCAGGATCTGCAACGACAGGGCAAATGGCGCCATATCTGGCGGATCGCCGGGCAGTATTCGAACATCAGCATTTTCGACGTGGCCGACAATGAAGAGTTGCACACGCTGCTCTCGGGCCTGCCGCTGTTCAAATTCATGCAGATCGAGGTCGCGCCGCTGCTGCGCCATCCATCCGCCATCCGTGAGGATGACAGCTGA
- a CDS encoding muconate/chloromuconate family cycloisomerase, translating to MSAAPCPVIERVETLLVDLPTIRPHKLSVATMDGQTLMLVKVHCSDGITGIGEGTTIGGLAYGGESPESMKLAIDTYFAPLMAGQDATRVQALMARIGKMVKENRFAKCAVETALLDAHGKRLGLPVSELLGGRRRDRLPVAWTLASGDTGRDIAEAERMLDLRRHNIFKLKIGARPLAEDIAHVARIKAALGDRGSVRVDINMAWDEIEAAYGMAALADAGCELVEQPVATASGLSRLVRRFPIALMADESLTGPESAFELARIHGADVFAVKLEQSGGAFNALRVAAIADAAGIALYGGTMLEGGVGTIIAAHAFATFPNLQWGTELFGPLLLTEEILAEPLDYSDFSLTIPDGPGLGITLDDDRVAFFARDGFHRKNAV from the coding sequence TTGTCCGCCGCGCCTTGCCCCGTCATCGAGCGCGTGGAAACCCTGCTGGTCGATCTGCCGACGATCCGGCCGCACAAGCTTTCGGTCGCGACCATGGACGGCCAGACCCTGATGCTGGTGAAGGTGCATTGCAGCGACGGCATCACCGGCATTGGCGAAGGCACGACCATCGGCGGGCTGGCCTATGGCGGCGAAAGCCCCGAGAGCATGAAGCTGGCCATCGATACCTATTTCGCACCGCTTATGGCCGGGCAGGATGCCACGCGGGTTCAGGCGCTGATGGCGCGGATCGGCAAGATGGTGAAGGAGAACCGCTTTGCCAAATGCGCGGTGGAAACCGCGCTCTTGGATGCCCATGGCAAGCGGCTTGGCCTGCCGGTCAGCGAGCTTCTGGGCGGACGCCGTCGCGACCGTCTGCCGGTCGCCTGGACGCTGGCCTCAGGCGATACCGGGCGCGACATTGCCGAGGCCGAGCGGATGCTGGACCTGCGCCGTCACAACATCTTCAAGCTGAAAATCGGCGCCCGTCCGCTCGCCGAGGATATCGCGCATGTCGCCCGCATCAAGGCGGCGCTTGGCGATCGCGGATCAGTCCGCGTCGATATCAATATGGCGTGGGACGAGATCGAGGCTGCCTATGGCATGGCGGCGCTTGCCGATGCGGGTTGCGAGTTGGTGGAACAGCCGGTTGCCACGGCCTCGGGTCTTTCGCGGCTGGTCCGCCGCTTCCCGATCGCGCTGATGGCGGATGAATCGCTCACCGGACCGGAATCGGCATTTGAACTCGCGCGTATCCACGGCGCGGACGTCTTTGCCGTCAAGCTGGAACAGAGCGGCGGCGCCTTCAACGCGCTCAGGGTGGCGGCCATCGCCGATGCCGCGGGCATCGCGCTCTATGGCGGCACCATGCTGGAAGGCGGGGTCGGCACGATCATTGCGGCCCATGCCTTCGCCACATTCCCCAACCTGCAATGGGGCACGGAACTGTTCGGCCCGCTGCTTCTGACCGAGGAAATCCTGGCCGAGCCGCTGGACTACAGCGATTTCTCGCTGACCATTCCCGATGGCCCCGGGCTTGGCATCACGCTCGACGATGATCGTGTGGCCTTCTTCGCCCGCGACGGGTTTCACCGCAAAAACGCCGTTTAG
- a CDS encoding LysR family transcriptional regulator: MELRQLRYFIVVAQQRNFTRAAEILNITQPPLSRQIQLLEEELGVALFHRTSRPVRLTDGGRLFYEQALQVLGRIDQMVASTRRAGLKEKQVLSIGFVASMLYAGLPTLIGRLRQSAPELDIQLVELLSIQQIPALKEGRIDLGFGRLRQTDPNIVSTVLYEERLVLAVPPGSELAEADGPLALVRLGEQRLIVYPREPRPSYADQVLNLLLQSDVRAGEVQEVRELQTALGLVAAGAGVCVIPASARQMRSDVHYRPLADAHATSPVILYYREGEKSRWLTLIRGLITELAAAPKHT, translated from the coding sequence ATGGAACTCCGTCAGTTGCGCTATTTCATCGTGGTGGCACAACAGCGCAATTTTACCCGCGCCGCGGAAATCCTGAACATCACGCAACCGCCCCTCAGCCGGCAGATCCAGTTGCTTGAGGAAGAGCTGGGGGTTGCGCTGTTCCACCGGACAAGCCGTCCCGTCCGCCTGACCGATGGCGGGCGGCTGTTCTACGAACAGGCACTTCAGGTTCTGGGCCGGATTGACCAGATGGTGGCCTCCACGCGCCGGGCGGGGCTGAAGGAGAAGCAGGTGCTGTCCATCGGCTTTGTCGCCTCGATGCTCTATGCCGGACTGCCGACCCTGATCGGCCGGCTGCGGCAATCGGCCCCGGAGCTGGACATCCAGCTTGTCGAGCTTCTGTCCATCCAGCAGATTCCGGCCCTGAAGGAGGGGCGGATCGATCTCGGTTTCGGGCGGCTGCGCCAGACCGACCCGAACATCGTCAGTACCGTGCTTTACGAAGAGCGGCTGGTTCTCGCCGTCCCTCCGGGCTCCGAACTGGCGGAGGCGGACGGGCCGCTTGCTCTTGTCAGGCTGGGCGAGCAGAGACTGATCGTCTACCCGAGAGAGCCCCGCCCGAGCTATGCCGATCAGGTTTTGAACCTGCTGCTCCAGTCCGACGTTCGCGCCGGCGAGGTGCAGGAGGTGCGCGAACTGCAAACGGCGCTCGGCCTGGTCGCGGCCGGCGCCGGGGTCTGCGTGATCCCGGCCTCGGCCCGGCAGATGCGCTCCGATGTACACTATCGCCCGCTCGCCGATGCCCATGCGACGTCACCGGTGATCCTCTACTACCGCGAAGGCGAAAAGTCGCGCTGGCTGACGTTGATCCGCGGGCTGATCACAGAACTCGCCGCCGCGCCGAAACATACCTAA
- a CDS encoding FadR/GntR family transcriptional regulator, whose product MTKNNRRSALAFPIDLSSSLPTGAAKEAVTVLGRRITNDVYRPGEIMPTEPELAVSLNVSRATIRDAIKVLSGKGLVRTARRYGTRVRPLDEWNLLDSDVVSWHEPNHPRIGRMFAETTELRCIIEPAAAALAAERATEAQVAQILASAHAMHPGDDDLQAMFAADCLFHATVLDATGNMMMRQMQNIILTMLRISYEFGVLVVDGEPVSREGHIHVAEAIRDRNAAAAEQAMQTMLQLNRRTAVEYWTRAAAEAANKRS is encoded by the coding sequence ATGACAAAAAACAATCGCCGGAGCGCGCTCGCCTTTCCGATCGACCTCAGTTCGTCGCTGCCGACCGGGGCGGCCAAGGAGGCTGTGACGGTGCTCGGCCGGCGGATCACCAATGACGTCTATCGCCCGGGCGAGATCATGCCGACCGAGCCGGAACTGGCGGTTTCGCTGAATGTCAGTCGGGCGACGATCCGCGATGCGATCAAGGTGCTTTCCGGCAAGGGGCTGGTGCGCACGGCTCGGCGCTACGGCACGCGGGTGCGTCCGCTCGATGAGTGGAACCTGCTCGATTCCGATGTGGTGTCGTGGCACGAGCCGAACCACCCGCGCATCGGGCGGATGTTCGCCGAGACCACGGAGCTGCGCTGCATCATCGAACCCGCCGCCGCAGCGCTCGCCGCCGAGCGCGCCACCGAGGCTCAGGTCGCGCAGATCCTCGCAAGCGCCCATGCGATGCATCCGGGTGACGATGACCTGCAGGCGATGTTTGCCGCCGACTGCCTGTTTCACGCCACCGTGCTCGATGCCACCGGCAACATGATGATGCGGCAGATGCAGAACATCATCCTGACCATGCTGCGCATCTCCTACGAATTCGGTGTTCTCGTGGTCGATGGCGAGCCGGTCTCGCGGGAGGGTCATATCCATGTCGCCGAAGCGATCCGCGACCGCAACGCAGCCGCCGCCGAACAGGCGATGCAGACCATGCTGCAGCTCAATCGCCGGACCGCCGTCGAATACTGGACCCGTGCGGCTGCGGAGGCAGCGAATAAGCGTTCATGA
- a CDS encoding DctP family TRAP transporter solute-binding subunit produces MNIRQWLATACVAATGALVALPASAETIKFGIGIAEGDFPEYNALVRFKEYVEFKTNGEIEVRLFPNNQFGGEREMLEQVQQGSLELTFAADGAMAGFYPPMQVWSIPYLFESAPIAWQVMNSDFADNMRDDILDKTGMRALAFSQNGFRSFTNNVRPIINPEDLSGLKIRTMESPVFMELVNALGATATPISGAEVLMSLRQGVVDGQENPPAVVYGGGLGEVQKYYTLDEHVFGLHVIIADDKWFSGLSPSNQQIITDAANLMAWTENLQKTEGDWRFSEKLKDELGMEIHVSTPEEKAAFKEITQAPVETFIRTKVGDALVDQLLSTVEEAKVKLYD; encoded by the coding sequence ATGAATATCAGGCAATGGCTTGCGACGGCATGCGTCGCGGCAACGGGTGCGCTCGTCGCCCTTCCGGCATCCGCCGAGACCATCAAGTTCGGCATCGGCATCGCCGAGGGCGATTTTCCGGAATACAACGCCCTCGTGCGTTTCAAGGAATATGTCGAGTTCAAGACCAATGGCGAGATCGAGGTCCGCCTGTTTCCGAACAACCAGTTCGGCGGCGAACGCGAGATGCTGGAACAGGTGCAGCAGGGCAGCCTCGAGCTGACCTTTGCCGCCGATGGCGCGATGGCGGGCTTCTATCCGCCGATGCAGGTCTGGTCGATCCCCTATTTGTTCGAAAGCGCGCCGATCGCCTGGCAGGTGATGAACAGCGATTTCGCCGACAATATGCGCGACGACATTCTCGACAAGACCGGCATGCGCGCGCTCGCCTTCTCGCAGAACGGCTTCCGGTCGTTCACCAACAATGTGCGCCCGATCATCAACCCGGAAGATCTTTCCGGCCTGAAGATCCGCACCATGGAAAGCCCGGTGTTCATGGAACTGGTGAACGCGCTCGGCGCCACCGCGACGCCGATCTCGGGTGCCGAAGTGCTGATGTCGCTGCGCCAGGGCGTGGTTGACGGCCAGGAAAACCCGCCGGCCGTGGTCTATGGCGGCGGTCTCGGCGAGGTGCAGAAATATTACACGCTCGACGAACACGTCTTCGGCCTGCACGTGATCATCGCCGACGACAAGTGGTTCTCCGGTCTCTCCCCGTCCAACCAGCAGATCATCACCGATGCGGCGAACCTGATGGCCTGGACCGAGAACCTGCAGAAGACCGAGGGCGACTGGCGCTTCTCCGAAAAGCTGAAGGACGAACTCGGCATGGAGATCCATGTCTCGACGCCTGAAGAAAAGGCGGCCTTCAAGGAAATCACCCAGGCCCCGGTCGAGACCTTCATCCGCACCAAGGTGGGCGACGCTCTCGTCGACCAGCTTCTCTCCACGGTCGAAGAGGCCAAGGTAAAGCTCTACGACTGA
- a CDS encoding TRAP transporter small permease: MRATALRLARALARTTEILATLIMIVVTALNLTQVGGRYLFNTGFSWTEEYMRYLMIWLMMLGSVACIFRAEHMGIEALEHLAGPRRAPLVKSALYSIAAIFCVVLLAYSWPQALRNASQVAPASGIPMIYPYLALPVGSALMLVQIALSWLAGFEPEHDDLSDTGGSV, translated from the coding sequence ATGCGCGCAACTGCCCTTCGCCTCGCCCGGGCGCTCGCCCGAACCACCGAAATCCTCGCGACGCTGATCATGATCGTCGTGACGGCGCTGAACCTCACCCAGGTCGGCGGACGCTATCTCTTCAACACCGGGTTCAGCTGGACCGAGGAATACATGCGCTACCTGATGATCTGGCTGATGATGCTGGGATCGGTGGCCTGCATCTTCCGCGCCGAGCACATGGGCATCGAGGCGCTGGAGCACCTCGCCGGCCCCCGCCGCGCGCCGCTGGTCAAATCCGCGCTCTATTCGATCGCCGCGATCTTCTGCGTCGTGCTGCTGGCATACAGCTGGCCGCAGGCGCTCAGAAACGCGAGCCAGGTGGCGCCGGCCTCCGGCATTCCGATGATCTATCCCTATCTCGCGCTGCCGGTCGGCTCGGCGCTGATGCTGGTGCAGATCGCCCTGTCATGGCTTGCCGGCTTCGAGCCGGAGCATGACGACCTTTCCGATACCGGAGGCTCGGTATGA
- a CDS encoding TRAP transporter large permease codes for MIWVALTGLGLLFIGVPVAFAIGLAGLVGILVADVPLSIAATRMFTGVDSFVFLAVPFYILAAEIMNQGGITTRLISIAQHATKWVRGGTAYANIGASVLFAGISGSAVADAAALGRVFISEMPKEGYTKPYAAAVTVASSIIGPIIPPSGLAILIAAVSGQSVINLFLGGVIPGLLIGFACVGIVFVDALRKRVPMPKPAHTGESAIRMIIEGVAVATLPLIIVGGMVIGAYTATEGGGIAVAYALILSLFVFRGLDMAGLWRAIMKAARISASVYLLVAAATILSYALNLLGIASWISNAAEMFSDSPVLFLFAVAFLMLILGTFLDIGAAILIFVPLLMPAVRELGIDPVQASMVVMITLAIGLVTPPVGVVLFVVMRVGRIGMYPLMRALMPFLLAELAAVALLCLVPGFSTWLPELLNP; via the coding sequence ATGATCTGGGTCGCGCTCACGGGCCTCGGCCTGCTTTTCATCGGCGTCCCGGTCGCCTTCGCGATCGGCCTCGCCGGCCTCGTCGGCATTCTGGTCGCCGACGTGCCGCTTTCGATCGCGGCAACCCGGATGTTCACCGGCGTCGACAGCTTCGTCTTTCTCGCCGTGCCGTTCTACATCCTCGCCGCCGAGATCATGAACCAGGGCGGGATCACCACGCGGCTGATCTCGATCGCCCAGCACGCCACCAAATGGGTGCGCGGTGGCACGGCCTATGCCAATATCGGCGCCTCGGTGCTGTTTGCCGGCATTTCCGGCTCTGCTGTCGCCGATGCCGCCGCCCTCGGCCGCGTGTTCATCTCGGAAATGCCGAAGGAAGGCTATACCAAGCCCTATGCGGCGGCCGTCACCGTCGCCTCCTCGATCATCGGGCCGATCATACCGCCTTCCGGCCTTGCGATCCTGATTGCCGCCGTGTCCGGCCAGTCAGTCATCAACCTCTTTCTCGGCGGTGTGATCCCCGGTCTGCTGATCGGCTTTGCCTGTGTCGGGATTGTATTCGTCGATGCGCTGCGCAAGCGCGTGCCGATGCCGAAGCCGGCTCATACCGGCGAAAGCGCAATCCGGATGATCATCGAAGGCGTGGCGGTCGCGACCCTGCCGCTGATCATCGTCGGCGGCATGGTGATCGGCGCCTATACGGCAACCGAGGGCGGCGGCATCGCGGTTGCCTATGCGCTCATCCTGTCGCTGTTCGTGTTCCGCGGCCTCGACATGGCCGGGCTGTGGCGCGCAATCATGAAGGCGGCGCGAATTTCCGCCTCCGTCTATCTGCTGGTCGCTGCCGCGACCATTCTTTCCTATGCGTTGAACCTGCTCGGCATCGCCTCCTGGATCAGCAACGCGGCGGAGATGTTCTCCGACAGCCCGGTGCTGTTCCTGTTCGCGGTTGCCTTTTTGATGCTGATCCTCGGCACTTTCCTCGATATCGGCGCTGCGATCCTGATCTTCGTTCCCCTGCTGATGCCGGCGGTGCGCGAACTCGGCATCGATCCGGTTCAGGCCAGCATGGTGGTGATGATCACGCTCGCCATCGGCCTCGTGACACCCCCGGTCGGCGTCGTCCTGTTCGTGGTCATGCGGGTCGGGCGCATCGGCATGTATCCGCTGATGCGGGCGCTGATGCCGTTTCTGCTCGCCGAGCTTGCCGCAGTCGCGCTTCTCTGCCTGGTGCCGGGATTCTCGACCTGGCTGCCCGAACTTCTCAATCCCTGA